In Nocardioides sp. W7, the genomic stretch CTCCTTCGGCGACGACTGCGCCCCCGACGGGTTGAAGGGCTCGCTGCTCGGTGCGGCCGGCCGCCGCTCCGCGTGCGACGCCTCCGGCACGCCGCCGCTGGGCCAGCCCCCGGGTGACTTCTACCTGACGATGGGTGCGAGCAGTACGTCGCGGCCTCGTCGCAACGCCTCGCTGGCCGCCATCGGCGGCGGCGCCGTGGGTGCCGCGGTGATGGGCTTCCTGATGCTCGGCACCGCCCCGGCCGACGTGCCGACCCCCGACCGACGCCCGCCGGTCACCTCGATCTCGAACCCCGGGACCCCGACGCCCACGCCGCCGCCGCGGCGACTCCCGCAGCCCACCCCGTAGTGCCGCGCCGGGTCGCCGCGCGGTCTGGCCGGCACGGATTTCCGGTGACTGTGATGATGGTCCCGTGAACGACGCAGGTCAGCCTCCTTCGGACGGCGATCCCACCCAGCCGATCGGCCGTACGCCGTCGGGGCCCCCGCCCGCCCTCCCTCCGTCGGCCGGGCCGTCCTGGGTCCCGCCCGCGCACCAGCCTCCGGCCGCCCCGGCCCACAGCGGCCAGTGGCCGGGGTTTGCGCCCCCGGGTACCCAGCCGATGCCCGTCGCGCCGGCGCGGCACGCGGCGACCCGCGGACGGGTCAGCGGCTGGACCTGGCCCCTGGTGGCGGCCCTCGCGCTGCTCCTGGGACTGGTGGGCGGCGTGTTCGGGGCGGTGGCGTACGACGAGCTGACCGCCAACGACGGACCGGGCACCGTGCGCGACGGACTGGCCGGCGTGGACGTCGTCGAGAAGCCACCGCTTCCGGCCGCGGACGGCTCGATCGCCGCCGTCGCCCAGGAGCTGTTGCCCAGCACCGTCCAGATCTCCGCGGAGTTCGAGGGCCAGGCCAACGGCGCCACCGGGTCCGGGTTCGTCCTGGACAGGCAGGGTCACGTCGTCACGAACAACCACGTCGTCGCCGGCGCGGCCAAGGACGACGGCAAGATCGCGATCGTCGACCACGAGGGCAACCGCTACGCCGCGACCGTCGTCGGTCGCAGCCCGGTCTACGACCTCGCGGTGCTCTACTCCGAGGAGGCCGAGGCGCTCGCCCCGGCCGCCCTCGGCGCCTCCCGCTCGCTGCTGGTCGGCGAGGGGGTCGTCGCGATCGGCTCCCCGCTCGGCCTGAGCTCCACCGTCACCGCGGGCATCGTCAGCGCGCTGCAGCGCCCCGTGTCCACCGGTGACGCGGCCAGCGAATCGTCGTACATCAACGCCGTGCAGACCGACGCCGCGATCAACCCCGGCAACTCCGGGGGACCGCTGGTCAACCTGCGTGGCCAGGTCGTCGGCGTGAACTCCGCCATCGCGACCACCGGCGGCAGCGGCTTCGGCACCGAGTCCGGCAACATCGGCGTCGGCTTCGCCATCCCCATCGAGCAGGTGCGGATCACCGCCGACCAGATCCTGAAGACCGGCGAGGCCCGCTACCCCTTGATCGGCGCGCAGGTGCAGACCGGACAGGGCGACGGCTCCGGTGCCGAGATCGACGAGGTCAACGACGGCACCCCGGCCGCGGACAGCGGGCTGAAGGCCGGCGACGTGATCGTGGCCGTCGAGGGCTCACGGGTCACCGACGGGATCGCCCTGATCGTGGCGATCCGGTCGCACCAGCCCGGCGAGACCCTGGAGTTCACCGTGCTCCGCGACGGCGAGGAGCAGGCCTTCGAGGTCACCCTCGACTCCGAGGTCGGCTGACCCGGGCTCTCGGGCCTGACCCTCAGATCTCGTCGGAGCTTCGCCCCTGCTCGGCCTCGACGAACGGGTGCTGGTCGACGAACTGCGCGGTCTCGGTGTACATCCGCTGGATGTAGTCCTCGAGCACCGAGCCCTCCACCCGCCACTGGCCGCGGCCGCCGATCTTGATCGCCGGCAGGTCGCCGCGGCGCACGAGCGCATACACCTGGGCGCTGGAGGTGTTGAGCACCTCGGCGACGTCGGCGAGGGTGAGGAATCGGGGTGCTGCGGCCATGGGCACATCGTCGCACCTGCTCCGGTGCCGCGCCCGGCACCACCCGCTGGTTGTGGAGAGCAGCCCCTGTGGAGAACCGGGTGTTCAGGTCCGGACAGGTGGGCATGATGGCG encodes the following:
- a CDS encoding trypsin-like peptidase domain-containing protein is translated as MPVAPARHAATRGRVSGWTWPLVAALALLLGLVGGVFGAVAYDELTANDGPGTVRDGLAGVDVVEKPPLPAADGSIAAVAQELLPSTVQISAEFEGQANGATGSGFVLDRQGHVVTNNHVVAGAAKDDGKIAIVDHEGNRYAATVVGRSPVYDLAVLYSEEAEALAPAALGASRSLLVGEGVVAIGSPLGLSSTVTAGIVSALQRPVSTGDAASESSYINAVQTDAAINPGNSGGPLVNLRGQVVGVNSAIATTGGSGFGTESGNIGVGFAIPIEQVRITADQILKTGEARYPLIGAQVQTGQGDGSGAEIDEVNDGTPAADSGLKAGDVIVAVEGSRVTDGIALIVAIRSHQPGETLEFTVLRDGEEQAFEVTLDSEVG
- a CDS encoding helix-turn-helix domain-containing protein: MAAAPRFLTLADVAEVLNTSSAQVYALVRRGDLPAIKIGGRGQWRVEGSVLEDYIQRMYTETAQFVDQHPFVEAEQGRSSDEI